One genomic region from Haloprofundus salinisoli encodes:
- a CDS encoding DUF1059 domain-containing protein, which produces MTCREHGFDCDFDIVSEDEAELIEFVQTHAKSNHGISPSEEDVRKMIHAA; this is translated from the coding sequence GTGACCTGCCGGGAACACGGATTCGACTGCGACTTCGACATCGTCTCGGAGGACGAAGCCGAACTCATCGAATTCGTCCAGACACACGCGAAGTCGAACCACGGTATCTCGCCGTCGGAAGAGGACGTACGAAAGATGATACACGCGGCGTGA
- the lrp gene encoding HTH-type transcriptional regulator Lrp, with the protein MTYENLDAKLINALLGDGRASLRSLAEELDVSVTTISNHLRDLEAEGVVEGYTPIVNYGALGYDVTAIIQLKVEGSALPDITDRLQEQKQMISVYEVTGDYDVIAIGKFTDTDGMNRQIKELLTDADIRESNTSVVLNAVVENQQFDLDIEE; encoded by the coding sequence ATGACGTACGAAAACCTCGATGCAAAACTCATCAACGCACTGCTCGGCGACGGGCGTGCGAGTCTCCGCAGTCTCGCCGAAGAACTGGACGTGTCGGTCACGACCATCTCGAACCACCTCCGCGATCTGGAGGCGGAAGGCGTCGTCGAAGGCTACACCCCCATCGTCAACTACGGCGCGCTCGGCTACGACGTGACGGCGATCATCCAACTGAAAGTCGAGGGGAGCGCGCTCCCCGACATCACCGACCGCCTGCAGGAACAGAAGCAGATGATTTCGGTGTACGAGGTGACGGGCGACTACGACGTCATCGCCATCGGCAAGTTCACCGACACCGACGGCATGAACAGGCAGATCAAGGAGCTGCTCACCGACGCCGACATCCGCGAGTCGAACACGAGCGTCGTTCTCAACGCCGTCGTCGAGAACCAGCAGTTCGACCTCGACATCGAGGAGTAG
- a CDS encoding ester cyclase produces the protein MTQTESGVETNASRFERIIEEVWAGELSGFDDLFAADAVVHTPFGTFEGRDAYRTYLEESFGVVPDFETELHEVFETGETVAARFTQRGTQTGAATEIGLPATGESFELSGANFARFEAGRCVEMWTIWDRMAFLEQLGLFPDSPGKFVRLLGLRLRSRLGRSRGGVA, from the coding sequence ATGACACAGACAGAATCGGGCGTAGAGACGAATGCGAGTCGCTTCGAGCGGATTATCGAGGAGGTCTGGGCCGGGGAGCTCTCCGGGTTCGACGACCTCTTCGCCGCCGATGCGGTGGTTCACACCCCGTTCGGCACGTTCGAAGGACGCGACGCCTACCGAACGTATCTCGAAGAGAGTTTCGGTGTCGTCCCGGACTTCGAGACCGAACTCCACGAGGTGTTCGAGACTGGCGAGACGGTCGCAGCGCGGTTCACCCAACGCGGGACTCAGACGGGGGCGGCGACCGAGATCGGCCTCCCGGCGACCGGCGAGTCGTTCGAACTCTCCGGGGCGAACTTCGCCCGATTCGAAGCGGGTCGGTGCGTCGAGATGTGGACGATTTGGGACCGGATGGCGTTTCTCGAACAGCTGGGTCTCTTCCCCGACTCGCCGGGAAAGTTCGTCCGTCTCCTGGGACTGCGGCTGCGGTCCCGTCTCGGACGCTCTCGCGGCGGAGTCGCGTAG